The genomic interval AACGATCAGCACTGCAAATGCAGGTGAGATGCTTGCCTCTATAATGTCACGGGAACTTTCAGGGTTGGGCATATACGAGGTTCGCTCCCGTACAGACATTGCCAAAATTATCAACAAATCGAAGGCCAATGAAAAAGAACTTGTAGAGCGCAGAGATTATGATCGTTTGGGAAAACTGCTGGGCGTGGACTCGGTGGTCATCGGAAAAATTTTAGAATTTAAACTATCAAGCTCCTTAATCTATGAGCGGGGTACGGTTTCTTTTGTGGCCGAGTGCATTGATACAAAGAATGGTAACATTCTTTGGACTATTGATGTAAATGAAAGCGCCGCTTACGAAGATGAGATTGAATTGGCCGGCAAAGCTATGCGAACAGCCATTGAAAAACTAAAAAAAGAGCTAAGGTAGAATAT from Candidatus Kuenenia stuttgartiensis carries:
- a CDS encoding CsgG/HfaB family protein: MNKSTVIIAFIICLLCFGCKTISKTNIIVDSNDASRSIKTIAVMHFNDQLLPKKGVTGTLVKTISTANAGEMLASIMSRELSGLGIYEVRSRTDIAKIINKSKANEKELVERRDYDRLGKLLGVDSVVIGKILEFKLSSSLIYERGTVSFVAECIDTKNGNILWTIDVNESAAYEDEIELAGKAMRTAIEKLKKELR